The DNA sequence GAAAATTTGAACCGGATTATATATGTAGTATTGTAAAGAAAATCAAGGAAAAGTATAAGGACGTTGCCGTTACACTTTCTTTGGGAGAATATGAGAAAGAAGACTATCAGAAAATGTTTGACGCAGGTGCGGACAGATATCTTTTAAGACATGAGACTGCGGACAAAGAACATTATGAGAAACTTCATCCAAAATCCATGTCATTTGAACACAGAATGAACTGTCTTAAAGCTTTAAAAGATATCGGATTTCAGGTAGGATGCGGATTTATGGTGGGCTCACCGTATCAAAGCTCTTTTACATTGGCAAAGGATCTGAAGTTTATAGAAGAATTTGGACCGCAGATGTGCGGTATAGGACCTTTTATACCACACCATGATACTGCGTTTAAGGATGAAAAAAGCGGTAGTATTCAAATGACTTTATTTTTAATAGCTATACTTAGAATAATGAGACCGAATATGCTAATACCGGCAACCACTTCTTTAAGTACTTTGGACAATCTGGGGAGAGAGAAGGGAATACTTGCAGGTGCAAATGTGGTGATGCCAAATCTTTCACCGCTAAAAACAAGAAAAAAATATGAACTATATGATGGAAAAGTATGTACAGGAGATGAAGCTGCTCACTGCATTGGATGCATTACTAATAGAATCAAAAATATAGGTTATGGAGTTGCAAAAGTAAGAGGAGATTATAAATGTTTAAATACGATGTAAAATCAAGGAACGCCGAAGAATTTATAAACCATGAAGAAATATTGGAGACACTAAAGTTTGCCGAGGAAAATAAAAACAATATTCCTTTGATAGAAGAATACCTTGAAAAAGCAAGACCGAAAAAAACGGAAAAAGGTATTATAGCTAAGGGGCTTACTCATAGAGAGGCATCAGTACTTCTTGCCTGTGAGGACAAGGAAATCATAAAAAAGATTTATGCTCTTGCAGGAGAGATAAAGCAGACTTTCTATGGAAACAGAATAGTAATGTTTGCACCTCTCTATCTTTCAAATTATTGTGTAAACGGATGTGTATACTGTCCATATCATGCAAAGAATAAGAATATAGCAAGAAAGAAACTTACTCAGGAAGAGATAAAGAATGAGGTAATTGCACTTCAGGATATGGGACATAAGAGACTTGCCATAGAATCAGGTGAGGATCCTATAAACAGTCCTATTGAGTATATACTTGAATCTATAAAGACTATCTACAGTATAAAGCATAAAAATGGTGCTATAAGGAGAGCAAATGTAAATATTGCGGCTACTACAGTGGAAAATTATAAAAAGCTCCATGATGCAGGTATAGGAACTTATATACTTTTCCAAGAGACATACAATAAGGAGTCCTATGAGAAACTTCACCCTACAGGACCAAAGCATAACTATATATACCATACAGAGGCTATGGACAGAGCTATGGAGGGTGGTATTGATGACGTAGGTCTTGGAGTACTATTCGGAC is a window from the Lachnoanaerobaculum umeaense genome containing:
- the hydE gene encoding [FeFe] hydrogenase H-cluster radical SAM maturase HydE, with translation MAKDISLYRTDFKNTEYDRHLEIDKSIALIERLEKERSLSLKEYQYLVENLNEEVFDYISKKARIIGDENYGKDVYLRGLIEISNICKNDCYYCGIRHSNRNCDRYRLTEEEILECADEGYRLGYRTFVMQGGEDGKFEPDYICSIVKKIKEKYKDVAVTLSLGEYEKEDYQKMFDAGADRYLLRHETADKEHYEKLHPKSMSFEHRMNCLKALKDIGFQVGCGFMVGSPYQSSFTLAKDLKFIEEFGPQMCGIGPFIPHHDTAFKDEKSGSIQMTLFLIAILRIMRPNMLIPATTSLSTLDNLGREKGILAGANVVMPNLSPLKTRKKYELYDGKVCTGDEAAHCIGCITNRIKNIGYGVAKVRGDYKCLNTM
- the hydG gene encoding [FeFe] hydrogenase H-cluster radical SAM maturase HydG → MFKYDVKSRNAEEFINHEEILETLKFAEENKNNIPLIEEYLEKARPKKTEKGIIAKGLTHREASVLLACEDKEIIKKIYALAGEIKQTFYGNRIVMFAPLYLSNYCVNGCVYCPYHAKNKNIARKKLTQEEIKNEVIALQDMGHKRLAIESGEDPINSPIEYILESIKTIYSIKHKNGAIRRANVNIAATTVENYKKLHDAGIGTYILFQETYNKESYEKLHPTGPKHNYIYHTEAMDRAMEGGIDDVGLGVLFGLESYRYEFAGLLMHGEHLEATFGVGPHTISVPRIKRADDIDPDAFDNGLDDDTFEKIIACIRIAVPYTGMIISTRESQEVRERALKVGISQISGASRTSVGGYTEEIRPTDSEQFDVSDQRTLDEVVDWLMGMGHIPSFCTACYREGRTGDRFMSLCKSGQIINCCHPNALMTLSEYMTDYASDQTKEHGMKMIKSEIEKVSNPKVKERAIQYINEIETTNARDFRF